TAATAAAGAAAAGGAAATAGAGGCTATCAATCTATCAAAAAGGCTTGAAATTATTTCAATTGAATTCAATTACTATAAAGAGAAACGAGAAAATGATAATTTTAAAAATCTAACCTCAAAGCTAAAAAGAGAAATAGCTCAAGTAAATAATGAGCTCGAAAAAATAAAAAAAGAAAATATTTCTCTTACTAAAGAGACCTTGATAGATGAATTGACCAAGCTTTACAACAGAAGAGGAATAGAAAAAATGTTTGCAGATTTAAGTCCTCAAAGTAACTCTGATTTAATTTCCTGTGTATTTCTTCTAGATATAGATAATTTCAAGCTATACAACGATTACTGGGGGCATCTTCAAGGTGACGTCTGCTTATCAATGATTTCTGGCGCTTTGACTAAACTAGCTTCTTTTGGTATTTACGCAGGCAGATATGGTGGCGAAGAGTTTTTATGTTTTACTTCTGACATTAAAAAACGTGATGTTGCCGTACTTGGAGAAGAAATTAGAAAATCTATAGAAAACTTAAAAATTCCATATACTAGAGAAAAAAAATCTGGTTATGTCACAGTAAGCATAGGTATTTCTGCTGGAAATATACATAAATACAATTACCATGAGCATTTTGACAAGGCTGATAAAGCTCTTTATAAAGCAAAGGAAGCTGGTAGAAACTGTATTGTTTTGTACACAGATTAAAATTAAAAAAGCACAATCCTTTTGCTGTATTGGCATAAGGATTGTGCTTTTTATTATTAGCATAGCTAAGGTTTCGTAATTATTTACAGCTATTATGTTTTAACAGTTTCAGTATTTATTAAGCATTTACCATATTCATTTCAATATGGCTCAAAACATCCTTTATTCTCATAGAAGAAATTTGTAAATCCTCATCAGATATTACCTCTAGCTTTGTAAGAAGCTTTCCAGCCTGTTCCTTTACTCCAGCTAGGATTAGTGTCTGCCCATTTCCTTCAAGTAGCTGCTTTATACTTTTAATTGCAATAGCTCCTGTTGAATCCATAACTGGCATATTCATAAGATTAAGAACTATAATATCTGCATCCTCTGATTCTATTTCCAGCTTACTAGCAATAGCATTTGAAACGCCAAAGAACAATGGCCCCTCTACAGTATAAGAAGCAACTTTTTTGCCTCCCTTTATTGAAATAGGATACTGCTTTAAGTAAACCTCTCCCATGCTAAGTACAAATAAAAACATAGATAGCAGTGTTCCAGCTGCAACAGCAATAACTAAATCACTAAATACCGTTAAAAGAGTAGTTACAATTATAACACTCCCTGCACGCTTAGATGCATATGTAAACTTTCTAGTTGCACTGTACTCTACCATTTTTATAGCTGTCCCCATTAGGATTCCTCCTAAAACAGCCAGAGGTATTTGTGATGCTAAAGGTGCAAACTTAAGTGTAATTACAAGTAAAATTATTCCATGAAGTATACCAGAAAGCCTAGTTCTTCCTCCTGCATTTACATTTACTGCAGATCTTACTATAGCTCCTGTTCCTATAAGTGCTCCAAATAATGTAGCTACAGTATTTCCTATACCTTGTCCTATTAGCTCTTTATTCGAATGGTGCTTGGTCTTTGTCATCTCATCAACCACAAGAGCAGCTAGAAGAGATTCAATACATCCAAGCATTGCTAGTATTATTCCTGATTGGATTATATCAACCAGCTGATTTGCTGGAAATGATGGTAATGTAAACTGTGGCAATCCACTAGGAATAGCTCCAACTAGTTCTCCCCCTGGAAGCAAATAGGTTCCAGCAACTGTTCCTACAATAAGAGCCATTAGAGATGCTGGGACTTTTTTTGTTATAAAAGGAAATAACAGCATCACTGCTATCGTTATAAGTGCAACAACAGGGCCTGTTTCAAAATATGGTATCATTTTCAAAAATATCAAAAATCCAATCCCGTTTGTAAATCCAACAATTACGGGTTGAGGTATCAAGTGAATATACTTTCCAAGCTTCAAGCCTCCAATTAAAATCTGCGTGACTCCTGCCACTAGCATAGCTGCAAATAAAGCTTCTGCCCCAAATTTTTCGTAAAGCTCGATTAAAACCACTGTCATAGCTCCTGTAGGGCCATTAACCTGAGCTGGCGTACCACCAAATAAAGTCGATAGAATTCCTGTAATTATAGCTGAATAAAGACCAGCCTTCGCTCCTGCTCCAGATGCTACTCCAAGAGCTAGCGCAAGAGGCAGCGCTACAATTGCTGTTGTAAAACCTCCCATAATATCTCCTTTTAGATTTTTAATATCGTAGGAGAAAAATGATTTTGTTTCCAAAGCTTACCCTTCTTTCGTTAATATATATTTTAGCCTATCCTTCTCTATTCTATAACTTAATGTATTTTATTGCAATCTTTTAAAAAAACACACTCAAAAAAACCTGCAGTATGCAGGTTTTCGACTATGTAAGAAATATTTTGTATACAATATGTTAAGATGTTTTTTGAGGGCAGAACTTACATGTCTGGCAGCTATTTAATCTCATTGCCAAATCGCTACAGGCACGT
The sequence above is a segment of the Acetoanaerobium noterae genome. Coding sequences within it:
- a CDS encoding SulP family inorganic anion transporter, giving the protein METKSFFSYDIKNLKGDIMGGFTTAIVALPLALALGVASGAGAKAGLYSAIITGILSTLFGGTPAQVNGPTGAMTVVLIELYEKFGAEALFAAMLVAGVTQILIGGLKLGKYIHLIPQPVIVGFTNGIGFLIFLKMIPYFETGPVVALITIAVMLLFPFITKKVPASLMALIVGTVAGTYLLPGGELVGAIPSGLPQFTLPSFPANQLVDIIQSGIILAMLGCIESLLAALVVDEMTKTKHHSNKELIGQGIGNTVATLFGALIGTGAIVRSAVNVNAGGRTRLSGILHGIILLVITLKFAPLASQIPLAVLGGILMGTAIKMVEYSATRKFTYASKRAGSVIIVTTLLTVFSDLVIAVAAGTLLSMFLFVLSMGEVYLKQYPISIKGGKKVASYTVEGPLFFGVSNAIASKLEIESEDADIIVLNLMNMPVMDSTGAIAIKSIKQLLEGNGQTLILAGVKEQAGKLLTKLEVISDEDLQISSMRIKDVLSHIEMNMVNA